A stretch of Myxococcus hansupus DNA encodes these proteins:
- a CDS encoding HU family DNA-binding protein — MLKSDLINILVAKRGVTQKQAEATIETIFESMKDALCRGENIEIRGLGAFHVKNYQGYQGRNPKTGQVIPVKPKRGLLFRTGKELRDRVNRPAPQQAQTDLPPLPESKGPGNTGTGL, encoded by the coding sequence ATGCTCAAGTCCGATCTGATCAACATCCTCGTGGCCAAGCGGGGCGTGACGCAGAAGCAGGCTGAGGCCACCATCGAGACGATTTTCGAGTCGATGAAGGATGCCCTCTGCCGTGGCGAGAACATCGAGATCCGCGGACTCGGTGCCTTCCACGTGAAGAACTACCAGGGCTATCAGGGCCGCAACCCGAAGACGGGTCAGGTCATCCCGGTGAAGCCCAAGCGCGGCCTGCTCTTCCGCACCGGCAAGGAGCTCCGGGACCGCGTCAACCGTCCCGCTCCGCAGCAGGCTCAGACGGACCTGCCCCCGCTCCCCGAGAGCAAGGGCCCCGGCAACACCGGCACGGGGCTCTGA
- a CDS encoding YihY/virulence factor BrkB family protein translates to MKVTPLQWLRSTREKLAAQAARLWAPVQHTPLGLFATDTFLAAKTVTEGFRGENLRLRAAALTYVSMFSLVPLLTVALVLLTAFHQEEFKEKLRFVVSEVLNPGVRGKSSAFLDRFLNPGNTIAIGSVGFLAVLLSAGSLLRQLDGAVNELWGIRRQRPWRIRLLIYAGLLLIGPFFLAVSFSGTGKVRVFLQSHAPYANAFILLGTTLIAVASLTLLYYWTPYAHVRVRSAVAGGLVSGLGWMFAKQVYAAFAERSFQYNPLYASLGALPMFLAWVYVSWLLLLFGARLSYAVEHAAFRHSLFAFGSHPRANELVGARVAQETTLAWVDGLQAPTPRELATRLRVPESLVHEVVDKMVAATLLERLRKGGLRPAKDPAVLTLADTTLAVHGVMITGGADTWDGPRAPGFEQLEPIFQAADCAGIDLLRRTRWLDLVVPLRPGLAEPAPSPSVKVAVGGNP, encoded by the coding sequence GTGAAGGTGACACCCCTGCAGTGGCTCCGCAGCACCCGAGAGAAGCTGGCCGCCCAGGCCGCGCGGCTCTGGGCCCCCGTGCAGCACACGCCCCTGGGACTGTTCGCGACGGACACGTTCCTGGCAGCGAAGACGGTGACCGAGGGCTTCCGCGGGGAGAACCTCCGGCTGAGGGCCGCCGCCCTCACCTACGTCAGCATGTTCTCCCTGGTGCCCCTGCTGACGGTCGCGCTGGTGCTCCTGACGGCGTTCCATCAGGAGGAGTTCAAGGAGAAGCTGCGCTTCGTCGTCAGCGAGGTGCTCAACCCGGGCGTGCGCGGCAAGTCCTCCGCGTTCCTCGACCGCTTCCTCAACCCCGGCAACACCATCGCCATTGGCAGCGTGGGCTTCCTGGCGGTGCTGCTGTCCGCGGGTTCCCTGCTCCGCCAGCTCGACGGCGCGGTGAATGAGCTGTGGGGCATCCGGCGCCAGCGTCCGTGGCGCATCCGCCTCCTCATCTACGCGGGCCTCCTGCTCATCGGGCCATTCTTCCTCGCCGTGTCCTTCTCCGGCACGGGCAAGGTCCGCGTCTTCCTGCAGAGCCACGCGCCCTACGCCAACGCCTTCATCCTGCTGGGCACCACGCTCATCGCGGTGGCGAGCCTGACGCTGCTCTACTACTGGACGCCCTACGCCCATGTCCGCGTGCGCTCGGCCGTCGCGGGGGGACTGGTGTCCGGTCTGGGGTGGATGTTCGCGAAGCAGGTGTATGCCGCCTTCGCGGAGCGCAGCTTCCAATACAATCCGCTCTACGCCTCGCTCGGCGCGCTGCCCATGTTCCTCGCGTGGGTCTACGTGAGCTGGCTGCTGCTGCTATTCGGCGCGAGGCTGTCCTACGCGGTGGAGCACGCCGCGTTCCGTCACTCCCTGTTCGCCTTCGGCAGCCACCCTCGCGCCAATGAGCTGGTCGGCGCGCGCGTCGCCCAGGAGACGACCCTCGCCTGGGTGGACGGCCTGCAGGCCCCCACGCCCCGCGAGCTGGCGACCCGGCTCCGCGTCCCCGAGTCGCTCGTCCACGAGGTCGTCGACAAGATGGTGGCCGCCACCCTGCTCGAGCGCCTGCGCAAGGGCGGCCTGCGCCCCGCGAAGGATCCGGCGGTCCTCACGCTCGCGGACACCACGCTGGCCGTACACGGCGTGATGATCACCGGCGGCGCGGACACCTGGGACGGCCCCCGAGCCCCCGGCTTCGAACAACTGGAACCGATCTTCCAGGCAGCGGACTGCGCCGGTATTGACCTGTTACGTCGCACGCGGTGGCTGGACCTGGTGGTGCCGCTCCGCCCGGGGTTGGCGGAGCCCGCCCCCTCCCCCTCTGTCAAAGTGGCTGTTGGGGGAAATCCGTAG
- a CDS encoding flagellar biosynthesis protein FlhA translates to MIPLVKVLLKARKSSDVVLAVAMAAVLGALIIPLPAWLLDAGLAINLAASVALLVAALRAKDALKVTSFPTLLLFTTLFRLSLNVSSTRLALAEGHAGEVIQAFGEFVVRGDYVVGAVVFAILTLVQLLVVTKGAERVAEVSARFTLDAMPGKQMSIDADLRAGAIDQAQARRRRRDLERESQMFGAMDGAMKFVKGDVIAGLVIVAVNLLGGTVIGVLQGGMSLSEAASTFALIAIGDGLVSQVPSLCIAVAAGLVVTRVASEKEDDTLGAEIGAQFFGESRTLWVVAGLCVALALMPGMPHLTFLLLAAGLGGLGHVLSGPGLPKEGETEGASAEGTASGQGKTGAPPESAATPVGVSPLTLDLSPDLTVLAEAEGATFVHKTLNGVRDELFFELGVRVPGIRVRTQAAYLSSGEYRLLVDEVPAGGGQVVPGALYALVPPEELAFLQVQAEAATEPASGKVISRIAESGRALLETAQVPVRLPGELLADHVRAVLRLRAADLLGLQDVQGLLEGLEAQSPVLVKEALQKVPLPLLTDVLRKLLQEGVSIRDLRAILEALVSPTTEGDAVALAERCRQALRRYLSHKFAPTGPLYAYLVDPEVEEVLRGMGPRGLAPDPERVAEILEGVRQVAPDGRAVLLTAPDVRRPLRRLCEGAFPDVAVLTYGELDGALQIRPIGRLSPVAMGR, encoded by the coding sequence ATGATTCCCCTCGTAAAGGTTTTGCTGAAGGCGCGGAAGTCCTCGGACGTGGTGCTCGCGGTGGCCATGGCCGCGGTGTTGGGGGCGCTCATCATTCCCCTTCCGGCATGGCTGCTGGACGCGGGGCTCGCCATCAACCTCGCTGCCTCGGTGGCCTTGTTGGTGGCGGCACTTCGGGCCAAGGACGCCCTGAAGGTGACGTCGTTTCCCACGCTGCTGTTGTTCACCACGTTGTTCCGGCTGTCGCTCAACGTGTCCTCCACGCGGCTCGCGCTGGCGGAAGGACACGCGGGAGAGGTCATCCAGGCGTTCGGTGAGTTCGTCGTCCGGGGCGACTACGTGGTCGGCGCGGTGGTGTTCGCCATCCTGACGCTGGTGCAGTTGCTGGTGGTGACCAAGGGGGCGGAGCGGGTGGCGGAGGTCTCCGCTCGCTTCACGCTGGACGCGATGCCGGGCAAGCAGATGTCCATCGACGCGGACCTGCGTGCGGGCGCCATTGACCAAGCACAAGCCCGTCGGAGGCGCCGCGACCTGGAGCGCGAGTCGCAGATGTTTGGTGCCATGGACGGCGCGATGAAGTTCGTGAAGGGGGACGTGATTGCGGGGCTCGTCATCGTCGCGGTGAACCTGCTCGGCGGAACCGTCATTGGCGTGCTGCAAGGCGGCATGTCGCTGTCCGAGGCCGCATCGACCTTCGCGCTCATCGCGATTGGCGACGGACTGGTGTCCCAGGTGCCCTCGTTGTGCATCGCGGTGGCGGCGGGCCTCGTCGTCACGCGGGTCGCCTCGGAGAAGGAGGACGACACGCTGGGGGCGGAGATTGGCGCCCAGTTCTTCGGTGAGTCGCGGACGCTCTGGGTGGTGGCCGGGCTGTGTGTCGCGCTGGCGCTCATGCCGGGGATGCCCCACCTGACGTTCCTGCTGCTGGCAGCGGGGCTGGGGGGGCTGGGCCATGTCCTCAGCGGCCCGGGGCTGCCGAAGGAAGGCGAGACGGAGGGGGCTTCGGCGGAGGGCACGGCTTCCGGACAGGGGAAGACGGGTGCTCCGCCGGAGAGTGCCGCGACGCCGGTGGGCGTCTCCCCGCTGACGCTGGACTTGTCTCCGGACCTGACGGTGCTGGCCGAAGCGGAGGGGGCCACGTTCGTGCACAAGACGTTGAACGGCGTGCGGGACGAGCTGTTCTTCGAGTTGGGCGTCCGGGTTCCCGGCATCCGTGTGCGCACGCAGGCCGCGTATCTGTCGTCCGGTGAGTATCGCCTCCTGGTGGACGAGGTCCCCGCGGGTGGGGGGCAGGTCGTCCCCGGGGCGCTCTACGCCTTGGTGCCTCCGGAGGAACTCGCCTTCCTCCAGGTCCAGGCCGAGGCCGCGACGGAGCCCGCGAGCGGGAAGGTCATCAGCCGCATCGCGGAGTCGGGGCGGGCCCTGTTGGAAACGGCGCAGGTGCCCGTGCGGCTCCCGGGCGAGTTGCTCGCGGACCATGTTCGCGCCGTGTTGCGCCTCCGTGCCGCGGACCTGCTCGGGCTCCAGGACGTCCAGGGGCTGCTGGAAGGCTTGGAGGCACAGTCGCCCGTGCTCGTGAAGGAGGCGCTCCAGAAGGTGCCGCTGCCGCTGCTGACGGACGTCCTGCGGAAGCTGCTGCAGGAAGGCGTCAGCATCCGCGACCTGCGCGCCATCCTGGAGGCGCTCGTGTCTCCCACGACGGAGGGGGACGCGGTCGCGCTCGCGGAGCGGTGCCGACAGGCGCTTCGCCGGTACCTCAGCCACAAGTTCGCGCCCACCGGACCGCTGTATGCGTACCTGGTGGATCCGGAAGTGGAGGAGGTGCTTCGGGGCATGGGGCCGCGCGGACTGGCGCCCGATCCGGAGCGGGTGGCGGAAATCCTCGAAGGCGTGCGGCAGGTGGCCCCGGATGGCCGCGCGGTGTTGCTGACGGCGCCGGACGTCCGGAGGCCGCTGCGCAGGTTGTGCGAGGGCGCGTTCCCGGACGTCGCGGTGCTCACCTACGGTGAGCTGGATGGGGCGCTACAGATTCGCCCCATTGGGAGGCTGTCGCCAGTGGCGATGGGGCGCTGA